AGCCGCCCCAGATACGAATGACGCTGGTGATGATGCCGCAGCCGAATCCGAAAATCAGCGCGCCGCGCGATGTGATCGGCGAGGTGACCATGTCGGTTGCCATAAAAAACGCGCCGAGCAGCAGCCCGCCGGAGAGTACATGATAGAGTGCCGGCGGTGTGAGTTCAGGATTCACATGATGAACAGCGCCGGTGATGATTGCGACGGTGCCGATAAATGCCAGCGGCACCTGCCAGCGGATCAGTTTAAACGCAAATAAAATTCCGGCGCCGATGATGAGCGCCAGCGCCGATGTTTCACCAAGACAGCCGCCCACATTGCCGAAAAACAGATCGGATATCGATGCCAGTACCGGAGTTTCGTCAGCGAGCGGTGTTGCGCCGGTAAGCGCATCGCACACAAAGAAATTTCCTGCGTTCGGTGCAACCCAGGTTGTCATGAGTGATGGAAATCCGATGAGCAGTGCAACGCGCGCAACGAGCGCCGGATTGAACGGATTAAAACCGAGTCCGCCAAAAAGCTGCTTGCCGAGCCCGATGGCGAGCAGTGAACCGAGAACACAAATCCACCACGGGGCGCCGGCGGAAAGATTCATAGCAAGCAGAACGCCGGTAACGGCTGCGCTGCCGTCTTTCCACGACCGAATATC
Above is a window of Kiritimatiellales bacterium DNA encoding:
- a CDS encoding RnfABCDGE type electron transport complex subunit D, encoding MSEKNNPIQLPDPDQLIISNSPHISARGSIVKIMFQVLAALIPALIASVWFFGFNALRVIVLCTAGCIATEIIWTRLAKRDIRSWKDGSAAVTGVLLAMNLSAGAPWWICVLGSLLAIGLGKQLFGGLGFNPFNPALVARVALLIGFPSLMTTWVAPNAGNFFVCDALTGATPLADETPVLASISDLFFGNVGGCLGETSALALIIGAGILFAFKLIRWQVPLAFIGTVAIITGAVHHVNPELTPPALYHVLSGGLLLGAFFMATDMVTSPITSRGALIFGFGCGIITSVIRIWGGYPEGVSFAILFMNALTPLIDRFTIGKPFGYTSPRKAAEAAKK